The DNA sequence CACGATCTTGCCGATCTGCTGATTGGCTTCAAGGAAACGATGGGCATCCTGGATGTCGCTAAGTGCGAATGTCTTTGCGATGATCGGGCGCAACGTACCGGACTTCAACCCTTGCAGAATAAAAGCCTTTGCTCTCTCTAGGGCTTCAAGGTCGGCCACAATCTCTGCGTAGATATAGCCCTTCAAAGTCAGGCTTTTGCCCAGCACGGTAAACAGTGGGAATGGTGTCGGTTCAGAGCTAAGTGCGCCGTACTCCAGCAAAATTCCGCCCCGCGCCATGCTCTGCGTGAGAGGTTCAAAGGACGGCCCGCCTACAGGATCGAATACAACGCGAGCGCCTTGACCGGCAGTTATCGTCATAACACGCTCGACGATATCCTCTTCATCGCTGACGATGACATGCGCAGCGCCTGCATCAAGTAGGGCTTGCTTCTTCGCGTGAGTTCGAGTGATCGCAATCGATGTGGCGCCGACCATACGAGCCATTTGGAAGGCGGCCAAGCCAACACTGCTTGACGCGGCGGTAACGATGACAAAATCGCCCTGCCGTAGCTTCGCCTGTTCAATCAATGCCCCCCAGGCGGTGACGTACTGCATCCAAGACGCCGCTGCCTCTTCAAAGGACAAGTTCTCAGGGCTCTTTACCACCAGGTGGGCCGGTACATTGGCCAACTCGCCGTAGGTGCCCCAGCGAGCAATATCCAGAGGTGGGATCAGAGCGACCGAGTCACCAATCGTGATCTCGGTTACGTCGCTCCCAACTGCCGTTACGATGCCTGCGGCCTCGTAGCCTAAGCGGCTGGGGAACTCCGCTTCTTGTAGGTATGCGTGATTGCGGAACATCACTTCGGCTCGGTTCAAGCCAATGGCTTTAACACTAATTTGCACCTCGTTTGCTGCTGGTGCCGATACTTCCAGATCTTCCAGCTTCAGAACGCTGGCGTCACCGTATTCATGAATTCTGACAATGCGTGCCATCATAGATATCTCGTTTATCAATGGGCCTCGACGTACATCCGGAAG is a window from the Pseudomonas sp. MTM4 genome containing:
- a CDS encoding zinc-dependent alcohol dehydrogenase family protein is translated as MARIVRIHEYGDASVLKLEDLEVSAPAANEVQISVKAIGLNRAEVMFRNHAYLQEAEFPSRLGYEAAGIVTAVGSDVTEITIGDSVALIPPLDIARWGTYGELANVPAHLVVKSPENLSFEEAAASWMQYVTAWGALIEQAKLRQGDFVIVTAASSSVGLAAFQMARMVGATSIAITRTHAKKQALLDAGAAHVIVSDEEDIVERVMTITAGQGARVVFDPVGGPSFEPLTQSMARGGILLEYGALSSEPTPFPLFTVLGKSLTLKGYIYAEIVADLEALERAKAFILQGLKSGTLRPIIAKTFALSDIQDAHRFLEANQQIGKIVVTV